A region from the Variovorax paradoxus genome encodes:
- a CDS encoding TAXI family TRAP transporter solute-binding subunit, producing the protein MAMPKTLKLILLSIRDLIASAGPVVFLVIGLLIAAYWWLEPQPPKHVTLATGPTGSAYSQFGKRYAELLKTSGIEVELKATTGSSENLELLRSGGADVGFVRGGSADPVADEKAGLTSLGSLFFEPIWLFYRADSAQKIDRKTATLTSLAQLRGLRVNVDLAGSGLPEIMERLFKANHLEPEALQLSNLEQAAAAEALQAGLLDAIVLASAPQSPQVQRLLRAPDIKLMDFGQADAYSRRFPFLSTVTLPRGVVDLAKDLPPTDVSLLAATTSLLSRDETHPALRQLFAQAAQGVHSDAGWFNRARDFPNTRTSELPVSPEGDRAINGTPPFWQRYLPFWASNLIERMWLVLGGLLVLMLPLSRVVPPLYQFRVRRRVFRWYARLRDIETKVDTRQGGRDELLDELEELDRVVNKVAVPLSYADELYALRNNIHTVQRRVQMRWPQPGDFAPRTPPPAEAAKSA; encoded by the coding sequence ATGGCCATGCCCAAGACGCTGAAACTGATCCTGCTGTCGATCCGCGACCTCATCGCCTCGGCAGGCCCGGTCGTGTTCCTCGTGATCGGCCTGCTGATCGCCGCCTACTGGTGGCTGGAGCCGCAGCCGCCCAAGCATGTGACGCTGGCCACCGGACCGACCGGCAGCGCCTATTCGCAGTTCGGCAAGCGCTATGCCGAGCTGCTCAAGACGAGCGGCATCGAGGTGGAACTCAAGGCCACCACGGGTTCTTCCGAGAACCTGGAACTGCTGCGCAGCGGCGGCGCCGACGTGGGCTTTGTGCGCGGCGGCAGCGCCGATCCGGTGGCCGACGAGAAAGCCGGGCTCACCTCCCTCGGCAGCCTGTTCTTCGAGCCGATCTGGCTCTTCTACCGCGCCGACAGCGCGCAGAAGATCGACCGCAAGACCGCCACCCTGACATCACTCGCCCAATTGCGCGGCCTGCGCGTGAATGTCGACCTGGCGGGCAGTGGCCTGCCCGAGATCATGGAAAGGCTCTTCAAGGCCAACCATCTCGAGCCCGAGGCGCTGCAGCTTTCCAACCTCGAACAGGCGGCCGCGGCCGAAGCGCTGCAGGCCGGCCTGCTCGACGCCATCGTGCTGGCTTCGGCGCCGCAGTCGCCGCAGGTGCAGCGGCTGCTGCGCGCGCCCGACATCAAGCTGATGGACTTCGGCCAGGCCGATGCGTACTCGCGGCGCTTTCCGTTCCTCTCGACGGTGACGCTGCCGCGCGGCGTGGTCGACCTGGCCAAAGACCTGCCGCCTACGGACGTCTCGCTGCTCGCGGCCACCACCTCGCTGCTCTCGCGCGACGAGACCCATCCCGCGCTGCGCCAGCTCTTCGCGCAGGCCGCGCAAGGCGTGCACAGCGACGCCGGCTGGTTCAACCGCGCACGCGACTTCCCCAACACGCGCACCAGCGAACTGCCCGTGAGCCCCGAAGGCGACCGCGCGATCAACGGCACGCCGCCGTTCTGGCAGCGCTACCTGCCGTTCTGGGCCAGTAATCTGATCGAGCGCATGTGGCTGGTGCTTGGCGGCCTCCTGGTGCTGATGCTGCCGCTGAGCCGCGTGGTGCCGCCGCTCTACCAGTTCCGCGTGCGGCGCCGCGTGTTCCGCTGGTATGCGCGGCTGCGCGACATCGAGACCAAGGTGGATACCCGCCAAGGCGGGCGCGACGAATTGCTCGACGAACTCGAGGAGCTCGACCGCGTGGTCAACAAGGTGGCCGTTCCGCTGTCATACGCGGACGAGCTCTACGCGCTGCGCAACAACATCCACACGGTGCAAAGGCGCGTGCAGATGCGCTGGCCGCAGCCGGGCGATTTCGCGCCCCGGACGCCGCCGCCCGCAGAAGCCGCAAAAAGCGCTTGA
- a CDS encoding P1 family peptidase gives MPAPSSVSSSLASSSGAITDVAGIEVGHFSDTRRPTGCTVVLAREGAVAGVDVRGAAPGTRETDLLSPGNLVQQVHGIMLAGGSAWGLAAADGAMRWLEERNIGMDVRFGTLPIVPAAVLFDLPMGDARIRPDAAAGYAACEAATRNAPEEGNVGAGSGALVGKLFGVHRAMKGGIGTASVTVGGVTVGALIAVNALGDVIDPDTARPVAGARTEDGLALLDTRRALLRGEPPKPLLAGTNTTLGVIATDAVLTKVQANRLASVAHDGLARAINPVHTMSDGDTLFALATGRVPLEGPASESRPGMTVLGTMAAEAVARATLRAVLAARSVTVGELHVPCAADLPATKV, from the coding sequence ATGCCTGCTCCGTCATCCGTTTCCTCTTCCCTTGCTTCGTCTTCCGGCGCCATCACCGATGTGGCCGGCATCGAAGTCGGCCATTTTTCCGACACGCGCCGGCCCACCGGTTGCACCGTGGTCCTCGCCCGCGAAGGGGCGGTTGCCGGCGTCGATGTGCGCGGCGCCGCGCCGGGCACGCGCGAAACCGACCTGCTCTCGCCCGGCAACCTGGTACAGCAGGTGCACGGCATCATGCTGGCCGGTGGCAGCGCCTGGGGCCTGGCCGCGGCCGACGGGGCGATGCGCTGGCTCGAGGAGCGCAACATCGGCATGGACGTGCGCTTTGGCACCCTGCCCATCGTGCCGGCCGCCGTGCTGTTCGACCTGCCCATGGGCGACGCGCGCATCCGCCCCGATGCCGCGGCCGGCTATGCGGCCTGCGAGGCGGCCACCCGCAATGCGCCGGAAGAAGGCAACGTGGGCGCCGGCAGCGGCGCGCTCGTGGGCAAGCTCTTCGGTGTGCACCGCGCGATGAAGGGCGGCATCGGCACGGCCTCGGTCACGGTGGGTGGCGTGACGGTGGGCGCGCTCATCGCGGTCAACGCGCTGGGCGACGTGATCGATCCCGACACCGCGCGGCCGGTGGCCGGCGCGCGCACCGAAGACGGCCTTGCGCTGCTCGACACGCGCCGCGCCCTGCTGCGCGGCGAGCCGCCCAAGCCGCTGCTCGCGGGCACCAACACCACGCTCGGCGTGATCGCGACCGACGCGGTGCTGACCAAGGTGCAGGCCAACCGCCTCGCCAGCGTGGCGCACGACGGCCTCGCGCGCGCCATCAACCCGGTGCACACGATGAGCGACGGCGACACGCTGTTCGCGCTGGCCACCGGCCGCGTTCCGCTCGAAGGGCCCGCGTCCGAATCCAGGCCCGGCATGACCGTGCTCGGCACCATGGCCGCCGAAGCGGTGGCGCGCGCCACCTTGCGCGCGGTGCTGGCGGCGCGTTCCGTCACCGTTGGCGAGCTGCACGTCCCGTGCGCGGCCGACCTTCCAGCAACGAAAGTTTGA